Genomic segment of Octadecabacter arcticus 238:
TGAACCTGCTGGTGCCGCCAATCCATCCAGAGGCGCAGATGGGCTGGATCATCATGGAACCAGAGGATACGCCGCCGATGTCCGGCTCTAATTCGATCTGCGTTTCAACCGTGCTGCTCGACAGCGGGATCATTCCGATGACAGAGCCGGTGACCGAGATGGTGCTAGAGGCCCCCGGTGGTTTGGTGCGCGTGAGGGCTGAATGCCGAAACGGCAAGGCAGAACGGATCACAGTGCGCAATTTGCCATCCTTTGCGGGTGAGATGGGCGTGCCTTTGAACGTCAAAGGGATTGGCCAGATCACTGTCGATACGGCCTTTGGCGGCGACAGTTTTGTTGTGGTTGATGCGGCGGCCCTCGGGTTCGATCTGGTCGCATCCGAGGCCAAGGCGCTGGCTGATCTGGGCGTGGCGATTACCAACGCGGCCAACGCGCAACTGACCTTTCACCACCCAAGCAATCCGGACTGGAAGCACTTTTCATTTTGCCTGTTTGCCGGACCAATTACGCGGGACGGCAGCCACCTGACGACCTCCGCAGCCGTTGCAATTCAACCGGGCAAGATTGACCGATCCCCAACGGGCACCGCAGCCTCAGCGCGCATGGCGCTGTTGCATGCGCGCGGCGACATGCAGGTGGGCGAAACGTTCACCGTGCGATCAATCATCAACTCTGAATTCCACGGCCGGATTGCGCAAACCACCACTTTGGGGGACATCCCCGCGATCTTACCCGAAATCACTGGGCGTGCGTGGATCACGGGCACCCATCAACACATGCTCGACCCCGATGACCCGTGGCCCGAGGGCTACCGCCTCAGCGACACTTGGCCCGATTTGAAGGACCGCTCGGACTGACGCGTCTGAACATCCCGTAACTGTCGCAGGACGATCTGACCGGATTGCAGCCCAGCACCGCGCAGTTAATTGACAAGATCGAACGTATCATTCGTGGACGCGTGGACGGCACCACAGGCAGGCACTACGATGCCCGTTGATCCGCGCTTGCGATGGTGTCCCGTATTTTAAAGCAGGGGGCGATCAATAAGACCTGCCGCTCTTAGTCAACGTTGGGGCGGACCTTGGTCACTCTCTGTCAGACGAGCTGGAGGAAATTCTGGATGGACCGCCGATCAGCTACGTTAAGGCCGCACTCGTTGGTTTGTCAGGTGCGATGGAGCACGGCGCGGCCGTGCTCCATCGCAAGTTTGGCAAACCTGTGCGCACACATTGACCTTGTGGGTCCCCGATGCGCCACGCGCGAGCGAGATTGTGCTTTGCATTGGCATGTCAGGCGGAACACGCGCCAATCCAAGGGTCGGCAAAGGCCCGAAAGGTGCCTAGAAGCCTTCGACGACGATCTTGCCTTTCGCCTTGCCGGTTTCAACGAGCCGATGTGCTTCACGCATGTTGGCAGCATTAATCGGCGTCAGCACCTGCGACACAGTTGTGCGAATGCGCCCTGCATCGATTTCTTTGGCGACATGAGACAGCAGTTTGTGTTGCTCAATCATATCGGGCGTCTTGTGCATGGGGCG
This window contains:
- a CDS encoding trans-3-hydroxy-L-proline dehydratase; this translates as MRSSKTIHVVSCHAEGEVGDVIVGGVAPPPGKTLWEQRTWIANDQTLRNFMLNEPRGGVFRHVNLLVPPIHPEAQMGWIIMEPEDTPPMSGSNSICVSTVLLDSGIIPMTEPVTEMVLEAPGGLVRVRAECRNGKAERITVRNLPSFAGEMGVPLNVKGIGQITVDTAFGGDSFVVVDAAALGFDLVASEAKALADLGVAITNAANAQLTFHHPSNPDWKHFSFCLFAGPITRDGSHLTTSAAVAIQPGKIDRSPTGTAASARMALLHARGDMQVGETFTVRSIINSEFHGRIAQTTTLGDIPAILPEITGRAWITGTHQHMLDPDDPWPEGYRLSDTWPDLKDRSD